In the genome of Streptomyces racemochromogenes, one region contains:
- a CDS encoding phosphatidylinositol-specific phospholipase C encodes MDAGRGTGTDTDTGADAGTGTGTAPRTRPGARRATGARTAPDRRAFLAGAAAVGTGALLGLGAAAPAHAAPAPARALGTQDWMAGLADSTALQRMTIPGTHDSGATKGGLYVACQNTSIAQQLDSGIRFLDVRCRVTGGSFAIHHGSFFQDLMFGDVLAACRDFLAAHPSETVLMRVKQEYSTDSDAAFRAVFDDYLDRRGWRPLFRISDTLPALGQARGRVVLLADNAGLPGLRYGDGGVFDIQDDYNTEPFAKRVRIEDHFRKAVREPGRLFVNYVSTAAYMPPRWNSDRLNPQVHGFVDGSELSGRTGLGIVPMDFPNTRSGLVASLLRHN; translated from the coding sequence ATGGACGCGGGCAGAGGCACGGGCACGGACACGGACACGGGTGCGGACGCAGGCACGGGAACGGGCACGGCTCCGCGTACGCGTCCGGGGGCACGCAGGGCCACGGGCGCGCGCACCGCACCGGACCGGCGGGCCTTCCTCGCCGGCGCCGCGGCCGTGGGCACGGGCGCGCTCCTCGGGCTCGGGGCGGCGGCACCGGCTCACGCCGCCCCCGCCCCCGCGAGGGCCCTCGGCACCCAGGACTGGATGGCCGGGCTCGCCGACTCCACCGCCCTCCAGCGGATGACCATCCCCGGCACCCACGACTCCGGCGCCACCAAGGGCGGCCTCTACGTCGCCTGCCAGAACACCTCCATCGCCCAGCAGCTCGACTCCGGCATCCGCTTCCTCGACGTCCGCTGCCGGGTCACGGGCGGCTCGTTCGCCATCCACCACGGTTCGTTCTTCCAGGACCTGATGTTCGGCGACGTCCTCGCCGCCTGCCGGGACTTCCTCGCCGCGCACCCCTCCGAGACGGTCCTGATGCGCGTCAAGCAGGAGTACTCCACCGACTCCGACGCCGCCTTCCGCGCCGTCTTCGACGACTACCTCGACCGCCGCGGCTGGCGCCCCCTCTTCCGGATCTCCGACACCCTGCCCGCCCTCGGGCAGGCCCGCGGCAGGGTCGTCCTCCTCGCCGACAACGCCGGCCTGCCGGGCCTGCGCTACGGCGACGGCGGCGTCTTCGACATCCAGGACGACTACAACACCGAGCCCTTCGCCAAGCGCGTCCGCATCGAGGACCACTTCCGCAAGGCCGTCCGGGAGCCCGGCAGGCTCTTCGTCAACTACGTCAGCACCGCCGCGTACATGCCCCCGCGCTGGAACTCCGACCGGCTGAACCCGCAGGTCCACGGCTTCGTCGACGGCTCCGAACTCAGCGGCCGCACCGGCCTCGGCATCGTCCCGATGGACTTCCCGAACACCCGCTCCGGCCTGGTCGCCTCACTGCTCCGGCACAACTGA
- a CDS encoding sensor histidine kinase, with the protein MTGPADRFRALPLRSRLALLVTVAVAVAVAAVAGASWVMVRAQLNDQLNQSLRATDPSEQVLRTLREGCTLRPPPNQMDIAGDLNATVQIVTAEGGRCWVSGRTDLPATQTDQDVAAGRSTARLHDATTADGDRMRVYTIGRRLTTGGPTFGISIAKPLADIDKPLSTLAWVLLLVSGIGVVGAGAAGLWVARTGLRPVDELTGVVEHVARTEDLTVRIPDEGDDEIARLSRSFNAMTAALASSQERQAQLIADAGHELRTPLTSLRTNIELLARSEETGRAIPPEDRRELLASVKAQMTELAALIGDLQELSRPDAAPHAPLGVVALHDIAASALSRARLRGPELRFGSALEPWYVRGEAAALERAVVNLLDNAVKFSPPGGAVEVSLRAGELTVRDHGPGIPPEDLPYVFERFWRSESARALPGSGLGLSIVARTAARSGGGAELRAAADGAGGTEAVLRIPGAPSPPPSEQPSPRPPSPSVVPEQ; encoded by the coding sequence ATGACGGGTCCCGCCGACCGGTTCCGCGCACTGCCGCTGCGCTCCCGGCTGGCGCTGCTGGTCACCGTCGCCGTCGCGGTGGCCGTCGCGGCGGTGGCCGGGGCGTCCTGGGTGATGGTGCGGGCGCAGCTCAACGACCAGCTCAACCAGTCCCTGAGGGCCACCGACCCCAGCGAGCAGGTGCTCCGCACCCTGCGCGAGGGCTGCACGCTGCGCCCGCCGCCGAACCAGATGGACATCGCCGGGGACCTGAACGCGACCGTGCAGATCGTCACCGCCGAGGGCGGCCGCTGCTGGGTGAGCGGACGGACGGACCTGCCCGCCACCCAGACCGACCAGGACGTCGCCGCCGGCCGCAGCACCGCGCGGCTGCACGACGCCACCACGGCCGACGGCGACCGGATGCGCGTCTACACGATCGGCCGGCGCCTGACCACCGGCGGGCCGACCTTCGGGATCTCCATCGCCAAGCCCCTCGCCGACATCGACAAGCCCCTGTCCACCCTGGCCTGGGTGCTGCTCCTGGTCTCGGGCATAGGGGTCGTCGGCGCGGGCGCGGCCGGCCTGTGGGTGGCCCGCACGGGGCTGCGGCCCGTGGACGAGCTCACCGGTGTCGTCGAGCACGTCGCCCGCACCGAGGACCTGACCGTGCGCATCCCGGACGAGGGCGACGACGAGATCGCCCGCCTGTCGCGTTCCTTCAACGCGATGACCGCCGCGCTCGCCTCCTCCCAGGAACGCCAGGCCCAGCTGATCGCGGACGCCGGTCACGAGCTGCGTACGCCGCTCACCTCGCTGCGCACCAACATCGAGCTGCTCGCGCGCAGCGAGGAGACCGGCCGGGCCATCCCGCCCGAGGACCGCCGCGAGCTGCTCGCCTCGGTCAAGGCGCAGATGACGGAACTCGCCGCGCTGATCGGGGACCTCCAGGAGCTGTCCCGCCCCGACGCCGCCCCGCACGCCCCGCTCGGCGTGGTGGCCCTGCACGACATCGCCGCCTCGGCGCTGTCCCGGGCCCGGCTGCGCGGCCCCGAGCTGCGGTTCGGCTCCGCCCTGGAGCCCTGGTACGTGCGGGGCGAGGCGGCGGCGCTGGAACGGGCGGTGGTCAACCTGCTGGACAACGCCGTGAAGTTCAGCCCGCCGGGCGGCGCCGTCGAGGTCTCGCTGCGCGCGGGCGAGCTGACCGTACGCGACCACGGGCCGGGGATCCCGCCCGAGGACCTCCCGTACGTCTTCGAGCGGTTCTGGCGCTCCGAGTCGGCCCGTGCCCTGCCCGGCAGCGGGCTGGGCCTGTCCATCGTGGCCCGCACGGCGGCCCGCTCGGGCGGCGGCGCCGAGCTGCGCGCCGCCGCGGACGGGGCGGGCGGCACGGAGGCGGTGCTGCGCATCCCGGGCGCGCCGTCGCCTCCGCCGTCGGAGCAGCCGTCGCCGCGGCCGCCGTCGCCGTCAGTTGTGCCGGAGCAGTGA
- a CDS encoding response regulator transcription factor has product MNPAEGDPQRILVVDDEPAVREALRRSLAFEGYEVRTAVDGLDALDQAAAYAPDLIVLDIQMPRMDGLTAARRLRAAGSVTPVLMLTARDTVGDRVTGLDAGADDYLVKPFELDELFARVRALLRRSSYAAPAAGPEPAGDALSFGDLRMDLATREVTRGGRPVELTRTEFTLLEMFLAHPRQVLTREQILKTVWGFDFEPSSNSLDVYVMYLRRKTEAAGEPRLVHTVRGVGYVLRAGEGGPE; this is encoded by the coding sequence ATGAATCCCGCCGAAGGCGACCCGCAGCGCATCCTCGTCGTCGACGACGAACCGGCCGTGCGCGAGGCCCTGCGCCGCAGCCTCGCCTTCGAGGGGTACGAGGTGCGGACCGCCGTCGACGGGCTCGACGCCCTCGACCAGGCGGCCGCGTACGCCCCCGACCTGATCGTCCTCGACATCCAGATGCCCCGGATGGACGGCCTGACGGCCGCCCGACGGCTGCGCGCCGCCGGCAGCGTCACCCCGGTGCTGATGCTGACCGCCCGGGACACCGTCGGCGACCGCGTCACCGGCCTCGACGCGGGCGCCGACGACTACCTCGTCAAACCGTTCGAACTGGACGAGCTCTTCGCCCGCGTCCGCGCCCTGCTGCGCCGCAGCTCCTACGCCGCCCCCGCCGCCGGCCCGGAACCGGCCGGCGACGCCCTCTCCTTCGGCGACCTGCGCATGGACCTCGCCACCCGCGAGGTCACCCGGGGCGGCCGGCCGGTGGAGCTGACCCGCACGGAGTTCACCCTGCTGGAGATGTTCCTGGCGCACCCGCGCCAGGTGCTGACCCGCGAGCAGATCCTCAAGACGGTGTGGGGCTTCGACTTCGAGCCCAGCTCCAACTCCCTGGACGTCTACGTGATGTACCTGCGCCGCAAGACCGAGGCGGCCGGCGAGCCGCGCCTCGTGCACACCGTGCGCGGGGTCGGCTACGTCCTGCGCGCCGGCGAGGGCGGGCCCGAATGA
- a CDS encoding S1C family serine protease, with protein sequence MTESFRREGEYPQENGPARNAPFGDDWQRGRERLARDAGAAGYPPPPPYPPAAAPAPGWHEAHQPPVIQGETVPAAGGSGGSAGSGAGWDAWGSAAAAGPAGPAHAARAKRPVALLAAVALAAALVGGGTAVAVQQLLGQAGAAVAGVNGTNVSQSANGTVSGVSEQVSPSVVRIDTRTASGQGTGSGIVLTADGEIATNNHVVNGASEIQVTMSDGKKYSAKIVGTDPGKDLALIKLQGAGGLRPAKLGDSDRLKVGDQVVAIGSPDRLTGTVTSGIVSALNREVNVPKSENRQQQSPQRQRGGWPFSYDGQQFNGDTGANTTSYKAIQTDASLNPGNSGGALVNMNGEIVGMPSAIYSPSSDGSSAGSVGLGFAIPVNTIKADLDSLRKGGPGGGSSQDNGSDSSGNGFGISF encoded by the coding sequence ATGACCGAGAGCTTCCGCCGCGAAGGCGAGTACCCCCAGGAGAACGGCCCGGCCCGGAACGCGCCCTTCGGGGACGACTGGCAGCGGGGGCGCGAGCGGCTGGCACGGGACGCCGGTGCCGCCGGCTATCCGCCGCCGCCCCCGTACCCGCCGGCGGCCGCCCCGGCTCCCGGGTGGCACGAGGCGCACCAGCCGCCCGTCATCCAGGGCGAGACCGTCCCGGCGGCCGGCGGCAGCGGCGGCAGCGCGGGCAGCGGCGCCGGGTGGGACGCCTGGGGCTCCGCGGCCGCCGCCGGCCCGGCCGGCCCCGCGCACGCGGCCCGCGCCAAGCGGCCGGTCGCGCTGCTCGCCGCCGTCGCCCTCGCGGCGGCCCTGGTCGGCGGCGGAACGGCCGTCGCCGTGCAGCAGCTCCTCGGACAGGCCGGCGCCGCCGTCGCCGGCGTGAACGGCACCAACGTCTCGCAGTCCGCCAACGGCACCGTCTCCGGCGTCTCCGAGCAGGTCAGCCCGTCCGTCGTCCGCATCGACACCCGCACCGCCTCCGGCCAGGGCACCGGCTCCGGCATCGTGCTCACCGCCGACGGCGAGATCGCCACCAACAACCACGTCGTCAACGGAGCCTCCGAGATCCAGGTGACGATGAGTGACGGGAAGAAGTACAGCGCCAAGATCGTCGGGACCGACCCCGGCAAGGACCTCGCCCTCATCAAGCTCCAGGGCGCCGGCGGCCTGAGGCCCGCCAAGCTCGGCGACTCCGACCGCCTCAAGGTCGGCGACCAGGTCGTCGCCATCGGCTCCCCCGACCGCCTCACCGGCACCGTCACCAGCGGCATCGTCTCGGCGCTGAACCGCGAGGTGAACGTGCCCAAGTCCGAGAACCGCCAGCAGCAGAGCCCGCAGCGCCAGCGCGGCGGCTGGCCGTTCTCGTACGACGGTCAGCAGTTCAACGGCGACACCGGCGCCAACACCACCTCGTACAAGGCCATCCAGACCGACGCCTCCCTCAACCCCGGCAACTCCGGCGGCGCCCTCGTGAACATGAACGGCGAGATCGTGGGCATGCCCTCCGCGATCTACTCGCCCTCCAGCGACGGCTCGAGCGCCGGCAGCGTCGGCCTCGGCTTCGCCATCCCGGTCAACACGATCAAGGCCGACCTCGACTCCCTCCGCAAGGGCGGCCCCGGCGGCGGGAGCAGCCAGGACAACGGCTCCGACAGCAGCGGCAACGGCTTCGGCATCTCCTTCTGA
- a CDS encoding RNA degradosome polyphosphate kinase, producing MSHQPSAGPTEVPAQHSSHTPATGNGTGSTGAGSGTGPDTGTGTGKKADGGDGGSKPRLGSIAAHRPHAARVTGHVDLDPDLDADLDAYEDKDDTGELPPNRFLDRERSWLAFNERVLELAEDPATPLLERANFLAIFASNLDEFFMVRVAGLKRRIATGVATRSASGLQPREVLDLIWTRSRELMARHAACFQHDIAPQLAEEGIHLIRWPDLTEKEQARLFTLFRNQIFPVLTPLAVDPAHPFPYISGLSLNLAVVVRNPVSGHRHFARVKVPPILSRFLEASPQRYVPLEDVIAAHLEELFPGMEVLAHHMFRVTRNEDLEVEEDDAENLLQALEKELMRRRFGPPVRLEVEESIDPGVLDLLVQELNVSAAEVYPLPGPLDLTALFGIASLDRPELKYPKFVAGTHRDLAEVESASAPDIFAALRERDVLLHHPYDSFSTSVQAFLEQAAADPDVLAIKQTLYRTSGDSPIVDALIDAAESGKQVLVLVEIKARFDEQANIKWARKLEESGCHVVYGLVGLKTHCKLSLVVRQEGDTLRRYSHVGTGNYHPKTARLYEDLGLLTADPQVGADLSDLFNRLSGYSRRETYRRLLTAPKSLRDGLISRIDKEADHHRAGRPASVRLKMNSIVDEALIDSLYRASQVGVPIDIWVRGICAVRPGVPGLSENIRVRSILGRFLEHSRVFAFGNGGEPEVWIGSADMMHRNLDRRIEALVRVTDPAHRAALDRMLETGMSDATSSWHLGPDGEWTRHSTDAEGQPLRHVQEMLIDARRRRRGSAKP from the coding sequence ATGAGCCACCAGCCCAGCGCAGGCCCCACCGAGGTCCCCGCACAGCACTCGTCTCACACCCCCGCGACCGGAAACGGAACGGGCAGTACCGGTGCCGGCAGCGGCACAGGTCCAGACACAGGCACGGGCACGGGCAAGAAGGCCGACGGCGGCGACGGCGGCAGCAAGCCCCGCCTCGGGTCCATAGCCGCCCACCGGCCCCACGCCGCCCGCGTGACCGGCCACGTCGACCTCGATCCCGACCTCGACGCCGACCTGGACGCCTACGAGGACAAGGACGACACCGGCGAGCTCCCCCCGAACCGGTTCCTCGACCGGGAGCGCAGCTGGCTGGCCTTCAACGAGCGGGTGCTCGAGCTCGCCGAGGACCCCGCGACCCCGCTGCTGGAGCGCGCCAACTTCCTGGCGATCTTCGCGAGCAACCTCGACGAGTTCTTCATGGTCCGCGTGGCCGGACTCAAGCGCCGCATCGCGACCGGCGTCGCCACCCGTTCGGCCTCAGGCCTCCAGCCCCGTGAGGTACTGGACCTGATCTGGACCCGCTCGCGCGAGCTCATGGCCCGGCACGCCGCGTGCTTCCAGCACGACATCGCCCCCCAGCTCGCCGAGGAGGGCATCCACCTCATCCGGTGGCCCGACCTCACCGAGAAGGAGCAGGCACGGCTCTTCACCCTGTTCCGCAACCAGATCTTCCCGGTGCTCACCCCGCTGGCCGTGGACCCCGCGCACCCCTTCCCGTACATCTCCGGCCTCTCCCTCAACCTGGCCGTCGTCGTGCGCAACCCCGTCAGCGGCCACCGCCACTTCGCCCGCGTCAAGGTGCCGCCGATCCTCTCCCGCTTCCTGGAGGCCTCCCCGCAGCGCTACGTCCCCCTGGAGGACGTCATCGCCGCGCACCTGGAGGAGCTGTTCCCCGGCATGGAGGTGCTCGCGCACCACATGTTCCGCGTCACCCGCAACGAGGACCTCGAAGTGGAGGAGGACGACGCCGAGAACCTCCTCCAGGCGCTGGAGAAGGAGCTCATGCGGCGCCGCTTCGGCCCGCCCGTCCGCCTGGAGGTCGAGGAGTCCATCGACCCGGGCGTCCTGGACCTCCTCGTGCAGGAGCTGAACGTCAGCGCCGCCGAGGTGTACCCGCTGCCCGGCCCGCTCGACCTGACCGCCCTCTTCGGCATCGCCTCCCTGGACCGGCCCGAGCTCAAGTACCCGAAGTTCGTCGCCGGCACCCACCGGGACCTCGCCGAGGTGGAGTCCGCGTCCGCGCCCGACATCTTCGCCGCACTGCGCGAGCGCGACGTGCTGCTGCACCACCCCTACGACAGCTTCTCCACCTCCGTGCAGGCCTTCCTCGAACAGGCCGCCGCGGACCCGGACGTCCTCGCGATCAAGCAGACGCTGTACCGCACCTCCGGCGACTCCCCCATCGTCGACGCCCTGATCGACGCCGCGGAGTCCGGCAAGCAGGTCCTCGTACTCGTCGAGATCAAGGCCCGCTTCGACGAGCAGGCCAACATCAAGTGGGCGCGCAAGCTGGAGGAGTCCGGCTGCCACGTCGTCTACGGCCTCGTCGGCCTCAAGACGCACTGCAAGCTCTCCCTCGTCGTCCGCCAGGAAGGCGACACCCTGCGCCGCTACAGCCACGTCGGCACGGGCAACTACCACCCCAAGACCGCCCGCCTGTACGAGGACCTCGGCCTGCTCACCGCCGACCCGCAGGTCGGCGCGGACCTGTCCGACCTCTTCAACCGGCTCTCCGGCTACTCCCGCCGCGAGACCTACCGCCGGCTGCTGACCGCCCCCAAGTCCCTGCGCGACGGGCTGATCTCCCGCATCGACAAGGAAGCCGACCACCACCGGGCCGGCCGCCCGGCGTCGGTCCGGCTGAAGATGAACTCGATCGTCGACGAGGCCCTCATCGACTCCCTCTACCGGGCCTCCCAGGTGGGCGTGCCCATCGACATCTGGGTGCGCGGCATCTGCGCCGTGCGCCCCGGCGTCCCCGGCCTGTCGGAGAACATCCGGGTCCGCTCCATCCTCGGCCGCTTCCTGGAGCACTCCCGGGTCTTCGCCTTCGGCAACGGCGGCGAGCCCGAGGTGTGGATCGGCAGCGCCGACATGATGCACCGCAACCTCGACCGCCGCATCGAGGCGCTGGTCAGGGTCACCGACCCGGCCCACCGAGCGGCCCTGGACCGGATGCTGGAGACCGGCATGTCCGACGCCACCTCCTCCTGGCACCTGGGCCCGGACGGCGAATGGACCCGGCACAGCACCGACGCCGAGGGCCAGCCGCTGCGGCACGTACAGGAGATGCTCATAGACGCCCGGAGGCGCCGGCGTGGCTCTGCCAAACCATGA
- a CDS encoding CHAD domain-containing protein has protein sequence MALPNHDDPTAGDVLGVYLRSQATAFLRALRLHEAGAAGGPSADAAESGEAAYGLRSAARRIAGSLSTFRAVTETRWADSLRTELVWLSSTLADEHAYAARLSRLMEALQRLSGSPDLPAPRGGGAAAPGALTVGSARAGALLERQLTLARTRAHSATLQALGSSRFHAVADAVAVLASEVPLNPVAARGRVGDVLEPLAEVTATRLTGAVCALPAAQGTPYAAHEDASWHEVRRLLRVHRYAREVLGGDVARLSAAGEALDLHRDASEAATASATAARTPRIAPATAYALGVLHADQRHAVEAARLSFHHIWHPAPALP, from the coding sequence GTGGCTCTGCCAAACCATGACGACCCGACCGCAGGTGACGTGCTCGGCGTGTACCTGCGGTCCCAGGCCACCGCGTTCCTGCGGGCGCTGCGCCTGCACGAAGCCGGAGCGGCCGGCGGCCCGTCCGCCGACGCGGCGGAGAGCGGCGAGGCGGCGTACGGGCTGCGGAGCGCGGCGCGCCGGATCGCCGGATCGCTGAGCACGTTCCGGGCGGTCACCGAGACGCGCTGGGCGGACTCGCTGCGCACGGAGCTGGTCTGGCTGTCGTCCACACTGGCCGACGAACACGCGTACGCCGCCCGGCTGTCGCGGCTGATGGAAGCCCTGCAGCGGCTGTCCGGCTCCCCCGACCTGCCGGCCCCGCGGGGCGGCGGGGCGGCCGCGCCGGGCGCCCTCACGGTGGGCTCGGCGCGGGCGGGCGCCCTGCTGGAGCGGCAGCTCACGCTGGCGCGCACGCGGGCGCACTCGGCCACCCTCCAGGCCCTCGGGTCGTCCCGCTTCCACGCGGTCGCGGACGCGGTGGCGGTGCTGGCCTCGGAGGTGCCGCTGAACCCGGTGGCGGCGCGGGGCCGGGTCGGGGACGTGCTGGAACCGCTGGCGGAGGTGACCGCAACCCGGCTCACGGGAGCCGTCTGCGCGCTCCCCGCCGCGCAGGGCACCCCGTACGCGGCGCACGAGGACGCCTCCTGGCACGAGGTGCGCCGGCTGCTGCGCGTGCACCGGTACGCGCGGGAGGTGCTGGGCGGGGACGTGGCCCGGCTCTCGGCGGCGGGAGAGGCGCTGGACCTCCACCGGGACGCGTCGGAGGCCGCCACCGCCTCGGCGACGGCCGCCCGCACCCCGCGGATCGCCCCGGCGACGGCGTACGCGCTGGGCGTGCTGCACGCCGACCAGCGCCACGCGGTGGAGGCGGCCCGCCTCTCGTTCCACCACATCTGGCACCCGGCCCCCGCCCTCCCCTGA
- the pstS gene encoding phosphate ABC transporter substrate-binding protein PstS yields MKLQRKNRLRASALGALVVSGALVLTACGSDDNTKTGADGTTKASAPAPGDIKCEGAKGKLLASGSSAQKNAVDLWVKNYMAACSGVEVNYKSSSSGEGIVAFNQGTVGFAGSDSALKPEQVEDSKKVCTGGQGINLPMVGGPIAIGFNVSGVDKLNLDAATLANIFNDKIKKWDDEAIKKLNPGVTLPSTAIQAFHRSEDSGTTENLGKYLKAAAPDAWTYDAAKKWPAPGGQAASGSAGVASQVKAVDGAIGYFELSYATSQSIKTVDVNTGAGAPVKATPENASKAIAAAKVAGTGSDLALKLDYTTKAEGAYPIVLVTYEVVCDKGNKAETLGTVKSFLEYTASDAGQKVLTENGYAPIPAEINTKVREAIKSLA; encoded by the coding sequence GTGAAGCTTCAGCGCAAGAACCGGCTTCGTGCCTCCGCCCTCGGGGCCCTCGTCGTGTCCGGCGCCCTGGTCCTCACGGCGTGCGGCTCGGACGACAACACGAAGACCGGCGCCGACGGCACCACCAAGGCCTCGGCCCCGGCGCCCGGCGACATCAAGTGCGAAGGCGCCAAGGGCAAGCTCCTCGCCTCCGGCTCCTCCGCGCAGAAGAACGCGGTGGACCTCTGGGTGAAGAACTACATGGCCGCCTGCTCCGGCGTCGAGGTGAACTACAAGTCCTCCTCCTCCGGCGAGGGCATCGTCGCCTTCAACCAGGGCACCGTAGGTTTCGCCGGCTCGGACTCGGCGCTGAAGCCCGAGCAGGTCGAGGACTCGAAGAAGGTCTGCACCGGCGGCCAGGGCATCAACCTGCCGATGGTCGGCGGCCCCATCGCCATCGGCTTCAACGTCTCCGGCGTGGACAAGCTGAACCTGGACGCCGCGACCCTCGCGAACATCTTCAACGACAAGATCAAGAAGTGGGACGACGAGGCGATCAAGAAGCTGAACCCCGGCGTCACGCTCCCCTCCACCGCCATCCAGGCCTTCCACCGCTCCGAGGACTCCGGCACCACCGAGAACCTCGGCAAGTACCTCAAGGCCGCCGCCCCCGACGCCTGGACCTACGACGCCGCGAAGAAGTGGCCGGCCCCCGGTGGCCAGGCCGCGTCCGGCTCCGCCGGTGTCGCCTCCCAGGTCAAGGCCGTCGACGGCGCGATCGGCTACTTCGAGCTCTCCTACGCCACCTCGCAGAGCATCAAGACCGTCGACGTCAACACCGGCGCCGGCGCCCCGGTCAAGGCCACCCCGGAGAACGCCTCCAAGGCCATCGCCGCCGCCAAGGTCGCCGGCACCGGCTCCGACCTGGCCCTGAAGCTCGACTACACCACCAAGGCCGAGGGCGCGTACCCGATCGTCCTGGTCACCTACGAGGTCGTCTGCGACAAGGGCAACAAGGCCGAGACCCTCGGCACCGTGAAGTCCTTCCTCGAGTACACCGCCTCGGACGCGGGCCAGAAGGTCCTCACCGAGAACGGCTACGCGCCGATCCCGGCCGAGATCAACACCAAGGTCCGCGAAGCCATCAAGTCGCTGGCCTAG
- the pstC gene encoding phosphate ABC transporter permease subunit PstC, with protein MASTTPTHIEPAPPVSRSARSTGRAGDKIFAGLSKGSGVLLLVIMASIAVFLTYRASIALSKNEGNFLTTLDWNASANPPVFGIAVLLFGTVVSSVIAMAIAVPIAVGIALFISHYAPRKLAAPLAYVVDLLAAVPSIIYGIWGALFLVPQLNGLNLWLDEYLGWTYVFDKTQVGVARSLFTVGILLAIMILPIVTSVSREVFLQVPRMNEEAALALGATRWEVIRMSVLPFGRSGVISASMLGLGRALGETMAVATVLSPSFLISLHVLNPGGGTFAQNIAAKFDEANEFGRDALIASGLVLFLLTLLVNGAARLIIARRKDFSGANA; from the coding sequence ATGGCTTCCACCACACCCACGCACATAGAACCGGCTCCGCCGGTCTCCAGGAGCGCGAGGTCCACCGGCCGTGCCGGTGACAAGATCTTCGCCGGCCTCTCCAAGGGCTCCGGCGTCCTGCTCCTGGTGATCATGGCGTCGATCGCCGTCTTCCTCACCTATCGCGCCTCGATCGCGCTGTCGAAGAACGAGGGCAACTTCCTCACCACCCTCGACTGGAACGCGTCGGCCAACCCGCCCGTCTTCGGCATCGCCGTCCTGCTCTTCGGCACCGTCGTCAGCTCGGTCATCGCGATGGCCATCGCCGTCCCGATCGCCGTCGGCATCGCCCTGTTCATCTCGCACTACGCGCCGCGCAAGCTGGCCGCGCCCCTCGCGTACGTGGTCGACCTGCTGGCCGCCGTGCCGTCGATCATCTACGGCATCTGGGGCGCCCTCTTCCTGGTGCCGCAGCTGAACGGGCTGAACCTCTGGCTCGACGAGTACCTCGGCTGGACCTACGTCTTCGACAAGACCCAGGTCGGCGTCGCCCGCTCGCTCTTCACCGTCGGCATCCTGCTCGCGATCATGATCCTGCCGATCGTGACCAGCGTCAGCCGCGAGGTCTTCCTCCAGGTCCCGCGCATGAACGAGGAAGCCGCCCTGGCCCTCGGCGCGACCCGCTGGGAGGTCATCCGCATGTCGGTGCTGCCCTTCGGCCGCTCCGGCGTCATCTCCGCCTCGATGCTCGGCCTCGGCCGCGCGCTCGGCGAGACCATGGCCGTGGCCACCGTCCTCTCCCCCAGCTTCCTGATCTCCCTGCACGTCCTGAACCCCGGCGGCGGCACCTTCGCGCAGAACATCGCCGCGAAGTTCGACGAGGCCAACGAGTTCGGCCGTGACGCGCTCATCGCCTCCGGCCTGGTCCTCTTCCTGCTCACCCTGCTGGTCAACGGCGCAGCCCGCCTGATCATCGCCCGTCGCAAGGACTTCTCGGGGGCGAACGCCTGA